From Montipora foliosa isolate CH-2021 chromosome 6, ASM3666993v2, whole genome shotgun sequence, a single genomic window includes:
- the LOC138007337 gene encoding F-box only protein 22-like has protein sequence MAAKESIWDIAEIVEIILRFLPGRYIATAAQVSRLWRDTVERIRRSRRECVVYLTPNHLNFTELSSDVLDFLTRQCIEPRALLLFSGAFPSSSPSRIKSFLQSIQNCLPSNCPFIGCTGLGVIGSGRSLSSHPSENSQGLSLMMFPRCERLEVRDFYVPLRNKYKKISGVKSFLPDMTLPVKLVIVLAHPLSLGKLTHLTLALRSKYGDDVLIVGGYSDSYLFYNSEVTSREIIGLVFAGNLQASSTVITGGTKLESLKNLHDSIQSLVNCDVQKDETFSLMFSCFSRGSMTYGYEHAEYIALREVFPHTALAGFYGTAAFGCDREKLKLRGLKPGGRDFLHIDASVLCLGSLVQS, from the exons atggcggcaaaaGAGAGCATTTGGGATATTGCAGAAATTGTAGAAATTATTCTTCGTTTCCTTCCAGGAAGATACATTGCAACGGCCGCACAAGTCAGTCGACTGTGGCGAGACACAGTAGAAAGAATCCGTCGATCAAGGAGAGAGTGTGTTGTGTATCTAACGCCAAATCATTTGAACTTCACGGAACTTTCCAGTGATGTTCTAGACTTCTTAACTCGGCAGTGTATTGAACCCAGAGCTTTACTCCTCTTCTCAGGAGCTTTTCCCTCATCAAGTCCCTCACGTATTAAAAGCTTTTTGCAGTCAATACAGAACTGTCTTCCATCGAACTGTCCTTTTATTGGCTGCACGGGTCTTGGAGTCATCGGATCTGGAAGATCTTTATCAAGTCATCCATCTGAGAATTCGCAAGGCTTATCGCTCATGATGTTTCCACGCTGCGAACGACTGGAGGTGCGCGACTTCTATGTGCCTCTTCGCAACAAATATAAGAAGATCAGCGGTGTGAAATCATTTCTTCCTGACATGACACTTCCTGTGAAGTTGGTTATAGTTCTTGCGCATCCATTATCACTTGGAAAGCTTACACATTTAACCTTGGCTTTGAGGTCAAAGTATGGCGATGAT GTGTTGATTGTAGGTGGCTATAGTGATAGCTATTTGTTCTACAACTCAGAAGTCACATCCCGTGAGATCATTGGTTTGGTATTTGCGGGCAATTTACAGGCCTCCTCCACTGTCATTACAGGTGGTACAAAACTGGAATCCTTAAAGAACCTCCATGATTCAATCCAGAGTCTTGTAAATTGTGATGTTCAAAAAGATGAAACTTTTAGCTTGatgttttcatgtttttcaaGAGGTAGTATGACTTATGGTTATGAACATGCTGAGTACATTGCATTAAGAGAAGTATTTCCGCATACTGCTCTTGCAGGGTTTTACGGCACTGCTGCATTTGGTTGtgacagagaaaaactgaaaTTGAGGGGTCTTAAACCTGGAGGACGAGATTTCTTGCACATTGATGCTTCAGTGTTGTGTTTGGGGTCATTGGTGCAAtcgtaa